One stretch of Streptomyces sp. NBC_01142 DNA includes these proteins:
- the kynU gene encoding kynureninase, producing the protein MSESLARRAAALDAADDLAGLRKLFTLDEAVYLDGNSLGALPAHVPERVADVVTRQWGELRIRSWDESGWWTAPERIGDRIAPLVGAGPGQIVVGDSTSVNVFKAVVGAVRLRGDDSRTDIVVDATTFPTDGYIAQSAARMTGKRLVSVDPADLPAALGPNTAVALVNHVDFRTGRLHDLPSLTAAIHEAGALAVWDLCHSAGALPVGLDAHGVDLAVGCTYKYLNGGPGSPAYLYVAERHQGAFDSPLPGWNSHTDPFAMAAGYEAAPGATRGRVGTPDIVSMLALEAALEVWDGVSIDSVRAKSLALTDFFLECVASYAPEGRVTSLTPVEHASRGSQIALRCADAPAVMEKLIARGVIGDLRRPDVLRFGFTPLYVGFGDAERAAAVLAEVLTA; encoded by the coding sequence ATGTCTGAGTCCCTGGCCCGGCGGGCCGCGGCGCTGGACGCCGCAGACGATCTGGCCGGACTGCGCAAACTGTTCACGCTCGACGAGGCGGTCTACCTCGACGGCAACTCACTGGGCGCTCTGCCCGCCCATGTCCCCGAGCGGGTCGCCGATGTGGTGACCCGGCAGTGGGGCGAGCTGCGGATCCGCTCGTGGGACGAGAGCGGCTGGTGGACCGCGCCGGAGCGGATCGGCGACCGGATCGCCCCGCTGGTGGGTGCGGGACCGGGGCAGATCGTGGTCGGCGACTCCACAAGCGTCAATGTTTTCAAGGCGGTTGTGGGCGCGGTACGGCTGCGCGGGGACGACTCCCGTACGGACATCGTGGTCGACGCGACCACGTTCCCGACGGACGGGTACATCGCTCAGTCGGCGGCCCGGATGACCGGCAAGCGCCTCGTCTCGGTCGACCCGGCGGACCTCCCGGCGGCGCTCGGCCCGAACACGGCGGTGGCGCTGGTCAACCACGTCGACTTCCGTACGGGCCGCCTCCACGATCTGCCGTCCCTGACGGCGGCGATCCACGAGGCGGGCGCGCTGGCGGTCTGGGACCTGTGCCACAGCGCGGGCGCGCTCCCGGTCGGCCTGGACGCCCATGGGGTGGACCTGGCGGTCGGCTGCACCTACAAGTACCTGAACGGCGGGCCGGGATCGCCGGCGTACCTGTACGTCGCCGAACGCCATCAGGGGGCCTTCGACTCCCCGCTGCCGGGCTGGAACTCCCACACGGATCCGTTCGCCATGGCGGCCGGGTACGAGGCGGCACCGGGCGCGACCCGGGGCCGGGTCGGGACGCCCGACATCGTGTCGATGCTGGCGCTGGAGGCGGCGCTCGAGGTGTGGGACGGCGTCTCGATCGACTCCGTACGGGCGAAGAGCCTGGCGCTGACGGACTTCTTCCTGGAGTGCGTCGCGTCGTACGCGCCGGAGGGCAGGGTCACGTCCCTGACGCCGGTGGAGCACGCCTCGCGGGGCAGCCAGATCGCCCTGCGGTGCGCGGACGCGCCGGCGGTGATGGAGAAGCTGATCGCGCGGGGTGTGATCGGCGATCTGCGCCGCCCGGACGTGCTGCGGTTCGGCTTCACACCCCTTTATGTGGGATTCGGGGACGCGGAACGCGCGGCGGCGGTCCTGGCGGAGGTGCTGACCGCCTGA
- a CDS encoding alpha/beta hydrolase: MASRLRRTLLAALVTAAVSVPVSAAARPAAVPAPAPAALARLSAAELPALGDRFAANRGNIREAARMADGHGDRARAARLRAMADPARHFLTFDGRDGGRTAEVFGDLARAERIAVLVPGSDTNLDTYGRFREGAVALHDEMGGRTAVVAWLGYATPGTISSDVLTEGRADGAATQLRSFIRELGTAKPGAQVSLLCHSYGSVVCGRAAPSLDVADIVLYGSPGAGADSAADLHTPATVWAGRGADDWVAEVPHVRLDILGTTVGHGTDPVSPAFGARTFAAGDGGHSDYLKPGSVPLKNLARIALGRATEVTHA; encoded by the coding sequence ATGGCGTCCCGCCTGCGTCGTACCCTGCTCGCCGCGCTCGTCACCGCCGCGGTGTCCGTGCCGGTGTCCGCGGCGGCGCGGCCCGCCGCAGTCCCCGCGCCCGCACCGGCCGCCCTCGCACGCCTCTCCGCCGCCGAACTCCCCGCCCTCGGTGACCGGTTCGCGGCCAACCGCGGCAACATCCGCGAGGCCGCCCGGATGGCGGACGGCCACGGCGACCGGGCGCGGGCCGCCCGGCTGCGCGCCATGGCGGACCCGGCGCGGCACTTCCTCACCTTCGACGGGCGCGACGGCGGCCGCACCGCCGAGGTCTTCGGTGACCTCGCGCGGGCCGAGCGGATCGCCGTCCTGGTGCCGGGCTCGGACACCAACCTCGATACGTACGGACGTTTCCGGGAGGGAGCGGTGGCGCTCCACGACGAAATGGGCGGCCGCACCGCCGTCGTCGCCTGGCTCGGCTACGCCACGCCCGGCACCATCAGCTCCGACGTCCTGACGGAGGGACGGGCCGACGGCGCGGCCACTCAACTGCGTTCGTTCATACGGGAGCTGGGCACCGCCAAGCCCGGCGCACAGGTCTCGCTGCTCTGCCATTCGTACGGCTCCGTCGTCTGCGGACGCGCCGCACCCTCCCTCGACGTCGCCGACATCGTCCTCTACGGCAGCCCCGGTGCCGGTGCCGACAGCGCCGCCGACCTCCACACCCCCGCCACCGTCTGGGCCGGCCGCGGCGCCGACGACTGGGTCGCCGAGGTCCCGCACGTCCGGCTCGACATCCTCGGCACCACCGTCGGTCACGGCACCGACCCCGTGTCGCCCGCCTTCGGCGCCCGCACCTTCGCCGCCGGTGACGGCGGGCACAGCGACTACCTGAAGCCCGGCTCCGTACCGCTGAAGAACCTCGCCCGGATCGCCCTCGGCCGCGCAACGGAGGTCACCCATGCATGA
- a CDS encoding sensor histidine kinase, whose protein sequence is MADEKNLNRWERAAVRPPELWNFEAMPLPPMARPRLLRWLPHVVIVYGIVAHAILGSNDLISHGVGGGYGVLLGTATAAAILCAMRRPLAGWWISLAIAVVTAIALANASLGGQIWPWTVAGIIANAAVLFFLALRVRTRVAVKALLVTVTVGFVLEAFVLGKHAAYSSTSVTAALVYAVVVLIGTSLHGRRVARDQLVEQESLTAEERSRRTLLEERNRIARELHDVVAHHMSVISIQAQVAPHLVQNPSDELKENLEGIRENALEALTELRRVLGVLRSENPKNPEDSEGIPHAPQPTLARLDSLVENVRSAGLSITTDRSGTPHPLSPGVELSAYRIIQEALSNAIRHAPGTHVRVEIAYKKSMLGVRVINTAPTEPAPPSPGAGHGLLGMRERAAMLGGGLAAGRTPDGGYEVTAHLPLQASKDNA, encoded by the coding sequence GTGGCGGACGAAAAGAACCTGAACAGATGGGAGCGCGCGGCTGTGCGCCCCCCTGAGCTGTGGAACTTCGAAGCGATGCCGCTTCCGCCCATGGCCCGCCCCCGCTTGCTGCGGTGGCTGCCGCACGTCGTGATTGTCTACGGCATCGTTGCCCACGCGATCCTCGGCTCGAACGATCTGATCAGCCACGGGGTGGGCGGCGGCTACGGCGTCCTGCTCGGGACCGCCACCGCCGCCGCGATCCTGTGTGCGATGCGCCGACCGCTCGCAGGCTGGTGGATATCGCTGGCGATCGCCGTAGTGACCGCGATCGCCTTGGCCAACGCTTCGCTCGGAGGGCAGATCTGGCCGTGGACCGTAGCGGGGATCATAGCCAACGCCGCCGTGCTGTTCTTTCTCGCCCTGCGCGTCCGGACACGTGTCGCCGTCAAGGCGCTGCTGGTCACCGTCACCGTCGGGTTCGTCCTCGAGGCGTTCGTGCTCGGGAAGCACGCGGCGTACAGCTCGACGTCCGTCACGGCCGCGCTCGTGTACGCGGTCGTGGTCCTCATCGGGACGTCGCTGCACGGCCGCCGTGTGGCCCGTGACCAGCTCGTCGAGCAGGAGTCGCTGACTGCCGAGGAGCGCTCCCGCCGCACGCTGCTCGAGGAGCGCAACCGGATCGCGCGCGAGCTGCACGATGTCGTCGCCCACCACATGTCGGTGATCTCCATCCAGGCGCAGGTCGCTCCGCACCTCGTACAGAATCCGTCCGACGAACTCAAGGAGAATCTGGAGGGCATCCGCGAGAACGCCCTCGAAGCGCTCACCGAACTCCGCCGCGTGCTCGGCGTCCTGCGCTCCGAGAACCCCAAGAACCCCGAGGACTCGGAGGGCATCCCGCACGCACCGCAGCCCACTCTCGCCCGGCTGGACTCCCTCGTCGAGAACGTCCGCAGCGCCGGCCTGAGCATCACCACCGACCGTTCCGGCACGCCGCACCCGCTGTCGCCCGGCGTCGAACTGTCCGCGTACCGGATCATCCAGGAGGCGCTCAGCAATGCGATACGGCACGCACCCGGGACCCACGTACGCGTGGAGATCGCGTACAAGAAGAGCATGCTGGGCGTCCGGGTGATCAACACCGCCCCGACGGAGCCCGCCCCGCCGTCCCCCGGTGCGGGCCACGGTCTGCTCGGCATGCGCGAACGCGCCGCCATGCTCGGCGGCGGTCTCGCCGCCGGACGCACCCCCGACGGCGGCTACGAAGTCACCGCACACCTGCCCCTGCAAGCTTCGAAGGACAACGCATGA
- a CDS encoding response regulator transcription factor: MTIRVLVVDDQMMVREGFSVLLNAMPDIEVVGEAVNGREAVSKVAELAPHVVLMDIRMPELNGIEATREIVAAHSESKVLVLTTFDLDEYVYQALRAGASGFLLKDASARQLADGVRVVAAGEALLAPTVTRRLITEFSKLSQTPRPAALTQVGDLTERETEVLVLIAQGLSNAEIASHLVVAESTIKTHVSRVLVKLGLRDRTQAAVFAYEARLVTPG, encoded by the coding sequence ATGACGATCCGTGTTCTGGTCGTCGACGACCAGATGATGGTGCGCGAGGGCTTCTCGGTCCTGCTGAACGCGATGCCCGACATCGAGGTCGTCGGTGAGGCGGTGAACGGCCGCGAGGCGGTCTCCAAGGTCGCCGAGCTCGCCCCCCACGTCGTGCTGATGGACATCCGTATGCCGGAGCTCAACGGCATCGAGGCGACCCGCGAGATCGTCGCCGCGCACAGCGAGTCCAAGGTGCTGGTGCTGACGACCTTCGACCTGGACGAGTACGTGTACCAGGCGCTGCGTGCCGGAGCGTCCGGCTTTCTGCTGAAGGACGCCTCCGCCCGCCAGCTCGCCGACGGCGTACGGGTGGTGGCGGCGGGCGAGGCTCTGCTGGCGCCCACCGTGACCCGCCGCCTGATCACGGAGTTCTCCAAGCTCTCGCAGACCCCGCGCCCGGCGGCCCTGACCCAGGTCGGCGATCTCACGGAGCGCGAGACGGAGGTCCTGGTCCTGATCGCGCAGGGCCTGTCGAACGCGGAGATCGCCTCGCATCTGGTGGTGGCCGAGTCCACGATCAAGACGCATGTGAGCCGGGTGCTGGTGAAGCTGGGGCTGCGGGACCGGACGCAGGCGGCGGTGTTCGCGTACGAGGCGCGATTGGTGACCCCGGGCTAG
- a CDS encoding sensor histidine kinase: protein MLTTASVLPLTVHSVTEKTRSPEYRLAMGALSGLRQDLFHDAFAYRPLPQRRTGGRLARRLPGRIRECAGWMPHATVVGLALFVMILASFHEDGIQYIVTGLVPAAAVVMTLLRPVGAWWLSLASTPVAGVMADYWDGWPWLPSTFLAHLTVMTVVAMRTRPRTAGWMWALTGAYGLFAEVVLSQGGVSDTPAMLFVSALVLLVVTVLHVRRAAQQEVAAQQTVTAVERDKRTLLEERTTIARELHDVVAHHMSVVAIQAEAAPYRVENPPPELEKAFATIRENAVAALTELRRVLGVVRAEDYQAPDAPQPVLADIENLLSNVREAGLEVEKTVTGAVRDLPQGVELSAYRIVQEALSNALRHAPGSSAKVELSYVLGGLGLRIVNTAPQGLVKASPGAGHGITGMRERVTMLSGEMTAEPTEEGGYEVTAFIPVAAVAATETAAAADSGETS, encoded by the coding sequence ATGCTGACGACCGCGTCCGTCCTTCCGCTTACCGTTCATAGCGTGACCGAGAAGACCCGCAGCCCCGAGTACCGCCTGGCCATGGGCGCATTGAGCGGCCTCCGCCAGGACCTGTTCCATGACGCCTTCGCCTACCGCCCGCTCCCGCAGAGGCGGACGGGCGGTCGCCTCGCCCGCCGGCTCCCCGGCCGGATACGTGAGTGCGCGGGCTGGATGCCGCACGCCACGGTGGTGGGCCTCGCCCTGTTCGTGATGATCCTGGCGAGTTTCCACGAGGACGGCATCCAATACATCGTGACGGGCCTCGTCCCGGCCGCCGCGGTCGTCATGACGCTGCTCAGGCCGGTCGGCGCCTGGTGGCTCTCGCTGGCTTCCACGCCCGTTGCCGGTGTGATGGCCGACTACTGGGACGGCTGGCCGTGGTTGCCGAGCACCTTCCTCGCACACCTCACGGTGATGACGGTGGTCGCGATGAGGACCCGGCCGCGCACCGCCGGCTGGATGTGGGCGCTGACCGGGGCGTACGGCCTCTTCGCCGAGGTCGTGCTCTCCCAGGGCGGAGTCTCCGACACCCCGGCGATGCTCTTCGTCTCCGCGCTCGTACTGCTGGTGGTGACCGTGCTGCATGTGCGCCGCGCGGCGCAGCAGGAGGTCGCGGCGCAGCAGACCGTCACGGCCGTCGAGCGCGACAAGCGCACGCTGCTGGAGGAGCGCACCACCATCGCCCGCGAGCTGCACGATGTGGTCGCCCACCACATGTCGGTCGTCGCGATCCAGGCGGAGGCCGCGCCGTACCGGGTGGAGAACCCGCCCCCCGAGCTGGAGAAGGCGTTCGCCACGATCCGCGAGAACGCGGTGGCGGCCCTCACCGAGCTGCGCCGCGTCCTCGGAGTCGTACGGGCGGAGGACTACCAGGCCCCCGATGCTCCGCAGCCGGTGCTCGCGGACATCGAGAACCTGCTCTCCAACGTCCGCGAGGCGGGCCTGGAGGTGGAGAAGACGGTGACGGGCGCGGTCCGCGACCTGCCGCAGGGCGTCGAACTGTCGGCGTACCGGATCGTCCAGGAGGCGCTGAGCAACGCACTGCGCCACGCGCCGGGCTCGTCGGCGAAGGTCGAGCTCTCGTATGTGCTGGGCGGCTTGGGCCTGCGGATCGTGAACACCGCGCCCCAGGGCCTGGTCAAGGCCTCGCCGGGAGCAGGCCACGGCATCACGGGCATGCGGGAGCGGGTGACGATGCTGAGCGGCGAGATGACCGCGGAGCCCACGGAGGAGGGCGGCTACGAGGTGACCGCCTTCATTCCGGTCGCCGCGGTCGCCGCAACCGAAACCGCTGCCGCGGCCGACTCCGGGGAGACCTCATGA
- a CDS encoding alpha/beta hydrolase, which produces MPDPVARDAAEAESAFSHPRVAPDVSVAYGEHPDQVVDFYAPRGSRSAAPLVVVLHGGAWRAAYDRQHITPFVDFLARRGLAVANIEYRRGSEIPQQRGSEPVAGRWPETFDDVAAAMDALPGMVKDVLPQADARRTVVTGHSAGGHLALWAAARHVLPIGSPWRLDAPPALRGVVALAPIADFAQAVELDVCSGAVVQLLGGEAEFEARCAHVDPAALLPTGIATAVVQGRDDIVVPQAVVEAYADAAAKAGEAVGLTLLEDVGHFPLIDPAADACAVVAEEIAQLAW; this is translated from the coding sequence ATGCCGGACCCCGTCGCTCGCGACGCCGCCGAGGCCGAGTCGGCTTTTTCGCATCCCCGCGTCGCGCCGGACGTCTCCGTCGCGTACGGGGAGCATCCCGACCAGGTCGTCGACTTCTATGCACCGCGCGGGAGTCGGTCCGCTGCGCCGCTGGTCGTCGTGCTGCACGGCGGGGCATGGCGGGCGGCGTACGACCGGCAGCACATCACTCCCTTCGTGGACTTCCTTGCCCGCCGGGGGCTCGCCGTCGCCAACATCGAGTACCGGCGCGGCAGCGAGATTCCGCAGCAGCGGGGCAGCGAGCCCGTCGCCGGACGGTGGCCGGAGACCTTCGACGACGTCGCCGCCGCGATGGACGCCCTGCCGGGCATGGTCAAGGACGTCCTGCCGCAGGCGGACGCCCGCCGCACGGTCGTCACCGGGCACTCCGCCGGCGGGCATCTTGCACTCTGGGCCGCCGCCCGGCATGTGCTGCCCATCGGATCGCCGTGGCGGCTGGACGCGCCGCCCGCGCTGCGCGGTGTCGTCGCGCTCGCGCCGATCGCGGACTTCGCACAGGCCGTCGAGCTCGATGTGTGCAGTGGCGCGGTCGTTCAACTGCTGGGTGGGGAGGCGGAGTTCGAGGCGCGGTGTGCGCATGTCGATCCGGCCGCACTGCTGCCCACCGGTATCGCCACCGCCGTCGTGCAGGGCCGGGACGACATCGTGGTGCCGCAGGCCGTCGTGGAGGCGTATGCCGACGCCGCGGCGAAGGCCGGGGAGGCGGTCGGGCTGACCCTCCTCGAGGACGTCGGGCACTTCCCGCTGATCGATCCGGCCGCCGACGCATGCGCCGTCGTCGCCGAGGAGATCGCCCAACTGGCCTGGTAG
- a CDS encoding NAD(P)H-binding protein, with the protein MTHPESPHQSNHQSNHQTVLVTGATGSVGRQIVAELLRRGHTVRALTRNPATAEFPDGVEVVRGDLTDPASLVPALEGVSGVHLITFGGALFAPLETGGEIVGLARKAGVRRITVLHGGGPSPLEDAVRASEVAWTVVMPVEFMSNALEWAESIRSDNEVQEPFVGRLSAMVHETDIGAVTAVALTEDGHGGKDYLITGPQALTVQDKVNILAAARGREIGLVELSEEQARERWEASGHPQDVIDFLIMVYRDTPPEGKTVLNTVEQVTGRPARTFAEWAQEHADAFCA; encoded by the coding sequence ATGACGCATCCAGAGAGCCCCCACCAGAGCAACCACCAGAGCAACCACCAGACCGTCCTGGTCACCGGAGCGACCGGCAGCGTCGGCCGGCAGATCGTCGCCGAACTGCTGCGTCGCGGCCACACGGTCCGCGCCCTCACCCGCAACCCCGCCACGGCCGAATTCCCCGACGGTGTCGAGGTCGTGCGCGGTGACCTCACCGACCCGGCGAGTCTGGTCCCCGCGCTGGAGGGCGTCTCCGGCGTGCATCTGATCACCTTCGGCGGCGCACTGTTCGCCCCGCTGGAGACCGGCGGGGAGATCGTCGGGCTGGCGCGCAAGGCGGGCGTACGACGGATCACCGTGCTGCACGGCGGGGGCCCGTCCCCGCTGGAGGACGCGGTGCGCGCGAGCGAGGTGGCCTGGACCGTGGTGATGCCGGTGGAGTTCATGTCGAACGCGCTGGAGTGGGCCGAGTCGATCCGCAGCGACAACGAGGTCCAGGAGCCGTTCGTCGGGCGGCTCAGCGCGATGGTCCACGAGACCGACATCGGCGCGGTCACGGCGGTCGCGCTCACCGAGGACGGTCACGGCGGCAAGGACTATCTGATCACCGGGCCGCAGGCGCTGACCGTCCAGGACAAGGTGAACATCCTGGCCGCGGCCCGCGGCCGGGAGATCGGTCTGGTGGAGTTGAGCGAGGAGCAGGCGCGGGAGCGGTGGGAGGCGTCGGGCCATCCGCAGGACGTCATCGACTTCCTGATCATGGTCTACCGGGACACCCCGCCGGAGGGAAAGACCGTACTCAACACCGTCGAGCAGGTCACCGGCCGCCCGGCACGGACCTTCGCCGAGTGGGCACAGGAGCACGCGGACGCGTTCTGCGCGTAA
- a CDS encoding response regulator transcription factor yields MTIRVVIADDQAMVRQGFTVLLNAEPGIEVIGQAVDGLDAITKVTELGPDVVLMDIRMPELGGIEATRRVTKAPGATVKVLVLTTFDLDEYVYEALRAGASGFLLKDASAHQLAEAVRVVAAGDALLSPNITKRLISEFSRTAGAPRAPLKERVGDLTERETEVLTLIAQGLSNAEIAGRLVVAEQTVKTHVSRILVKLGLRDRTQAAVFAYETGLVRPTGY; encoded by the coding sequence ATGACGATCCGGGTGGTGATCGCCGACGACCAGGCGATGGTCCGACAGGGATTCACGGTGCTGCTCAACGCCGAGCCGGGCATCGAGGTGATCGGCCAGGCCGTGGACGGCCTCGACGCCATCACCAAGGTCACCGAACTCGGCCCCGACGTCGTCCTGATGGACATCCGGATGCCCGAGCTGGGCGGCATCGAGGCCACCCGCCGGGTCACCAAAGCCCCGGGTGCCACCGTCAAGGTCCTCGTGCTGACCACGTTCGATCTGGACGAGTACGTCTACGAGGCGCTCCGCGCGGGCGCGTCCGGCTTTCTGCTCAAGGACGCGTCGGCCCATCAGCTCGCCGAAGCGGTACGGGTGGTGGCGGCCGGCGACGCGTTGCTCTCGCCGAACATCACCAAGCGGCTGATATCGGAGTTCTCCCGGACGGCCGGCGCACCACGGGCCCCGCTGAAGGAGCGGGTCGGCGATCTGACGGAGCGTGAGACAGAGGTGCTCACCCTGATCGCGCAGGGCCTGTCGAACGCCGAGATCGCCGGCCGGCTGGTGGTGGCGGAGCAGACGGTGAAGACGCACGTGAGCCGGATCCTGGTGAAGCTGGGGCTGCGGGACCGTACGCAGGCGGCGGTGTTCGCGTACGAGACAGGACTCGTACGCCCCACGGGCTACTGA
- a CDS encoding acyltransferase, which yields MHELVRRIDAATPPERDRAVDALRGLAILGVVLGHWLVTALVTDGGGVLHGASPLQYMPWLAPVSWIFQTLAVFFLVGGHMGARSHAAARARGTGYRPWLATRLSRLFLPVAAVLVLWTVAATGMLATGASLETVRTLLKLALSPLWFLLVFAVLTAATPLVAKLHPLWPLAVVLHIDLFRFGLGGPAWLGWINVAAGWLVPYCLGAAWARGGLRGRATGWALLLGGAAATAALVLWAGYPASMVGVPGAEISNLNPPTLAAVAFGLAQCGGALLLLGPLRRVLQRPVAWAAVALVNLSAMTVFLWHQTALMAVTTTGLLAGALPGLHTTPDSAGWVLARLAWLPVFALALSVCWGAFRLYEQGRRPARGQVVRDA from the coding sequence ATGCATGAGTTGGTACGCCGTATCGACGCCGCCACTCCGCCCGAGCGCGACCGTGCCGTCGACGCCCTGCGCGGGCTCGCGATCCTCGGCGTGGTCCTCGGCCACTGGCTGGTCACCGCCCTCGTCACCGACGGCGGAGGCGTGCTCCACGGCGCCAGCCCGCTCCAGTACATGCCGTGGCTGGCCCCGGTCTCCTGGATCTTTCAGACCCTGGCCGTCTTCTTCCTGGTCGGCGGGCACATGGGCGCCAGGAGCCATGCCGCGGCGCGGGCCCGCGGCACCGGCTACCGGCCGTGGCTGGCCACCCGGCTGTCCCGGCTCTTCCTGCCGGTCGCGGCCGTCCTGGTGCTGTGGACGGTCGCCGCGACCGGGATGCTCGCCACGGGCGCGAGCCTGGAGACCGTACGCACCCTGCTGAAACTCGCCCTCTCCCCGCTCTGGTTCCTGCTGGTCTTCGCCGTACTCACCGCCGCCACCCCGCTCGTCGCCAAGCTGCATCCGCTCTGGCCGCTCGCCGTCGTCCTCCACATCGACCTGTTCCGCTTCGGCCTCGGCGGACCCGCCTGGCTGGGGTGGATCAATGTGGCCGCGGGCTGGCTGGTCCCGTACTGCCTCGGCGCGGCCTGGGCCCGCGGCGGCCTGCGCGGCCGTGCGACGGGATGGGCGCTCCTGCTCGGCGGCGCAGCCGCCACCGCCGCCCTCGTCCTGTGGGCCGGGTATCCCGCGTCCATGGTCGGGGTGCCCGGCGCCGAGATCTCCAACCTCAACCCGCCGACCCTCGCCGCCGTCGCCTTCGGGCTCGCGCAGTGCGGAGGGGCTCTCCTGCTGCTCGGCCCGCTGCGCCGGGTGCTGCAACGCCCCGTGGCCTGGGCGGCCGTGGCACTGGTCAACCTCTCCGCGATGACGGTCTTCCTCTGGCACCAGACCGCGCTGATGGCGGTCACCACGACCGGCCTGCTCGCGGGCGCGCTCCCCGGACTGCACACCACACCCGACAGCGCCGGCTGGGTGCTGGCCCGGCTTGCCTGGCTGCCGGTCTTCGCGCTCGCGCTGTCCGTCTGCTGGGGAGCGTTCCGGCTGTACGAACAGGGCCGACGGCCCGCCCGGGGACAGGTGGTGCGCGATGCCTAG